The following proteins are encoded in a genomic region of Palaemon carinicauda isolate YSFRI2023 chromosome 19, ASM3689809v2, whole genome shotgun sequence:
- the LOC137659070 gene encoding uncharacterized protein yields the protein MGFVSDGSLCNQTERITPRILFSCPRPKSSIGGRFSTQMGQYRRVHFSSLRIDQASAQQSKDSSQLKDDFGSALVAVERVVRGSKRSSVSSPVASARQTRPTAATTLPKFPRQSSVSSPSLLETIERLLRKEGYSAGTAEKMSHYLRQSSAAVYQAKWATFTKWCASKNSKPLKSSVPDITDFLVHLRDEVGMSIPAIKGVCVALGQVFLLKGIDLGSSRHISMLIRSFEQACPPQASRVPQWDVARVLKMLSEPPFEPLKDIVDRDLTLKTVFLLALASAKRVGEIHGLSYEVSHSKGWRELSFRFVPSFVAKTQNPAVWDPKFEGFSMPAIPWTGSPEDLKLCPVRAVRKYLERTANLRPGIKNLFVSTGTTKKQVSKNTISYWLRQVIVRAYSKVGLPLTNNPRPHDIRGISTSLAFERNMAVAQILRAGTWSNQSTFTTYYLKDCSRKSLDGFSIGTVISTLQAI from the coding sequence atggggttcgtcagtgatggatctctttgcaaccagactgaacgcatAACTCCCCGTATTTtattctcctgtcccagacccaaaagcaGCATTGGAGGACgcttttcaacacaaatgggacaatATCGACGTGTACACTTTTCCTCCCTTCGCATTGaccaggcaagtgctcaacagagtaaggacagctcacaacttaaggatgactttggtagcgccctggtggccgtagagagagtggttcgcggatctaagagatctagcgtgtcttcccccgtggcctctgcccgacagaccaGACCTACtgcggcaaccacacttccaaagtttccacgacaatcctcggtcTCTTCGCCTTCACTCTTGGAGACTAttgagcgactcctgaggaaggaaggatattcggcagGAACAGCTGAAAAGATGTCGCATTATCTGAGGCAGTCTTCAgcagcagtttaccaggcaaaatgggctactttCACGAAATGGTGTGCCTCAAAGAACAGCAAGCCTCTAAAATCCTCGGTTCCGGATATTACAGATTTCCTCGTGCACCTCAGAGACGAGGTGGGCATGTCAataccggccatcaagggagtctgTGTAGCCTtgggccaagttttcctcctgaagggcattgatctgggctcctctaggcacatctctatgctcatcaggagcttcgaacaagcatgccctccgcaagcctccagggtaccgcagtgggacgtggcaagAGTATTGAAAATGCTAAGTGAACCACCTTTCGAACCcctgaaggacatagtggacagggatctcactctcaagacggtcttcttgttagccttggcctcagctaagagagtaggagaaatccatgggttgtcctacgaagtctctcattcgaaggggtggcggGAGCTCTCCTTCAGGTTTGTCCCTTCTTTTGTAGCAAAAacacagaatccagcagtctgggaccctaaGTTCGAGGGCTTCTCAATGCCAGCTATTCCTTGGACAGGGAGtccagaagatttgaagttgtgccctGTCAGAGCCGTGAGGAAATACCTTGAGCGGACGGCTaatctccgccctggtatcaaaaatcttttCGTCTCCACGGGTACAACgaaaaagcaggtatctaagaataccatctcataTTGGCTAAGACAGGTGATTGTCAGGGCCTATAGCAAAGTGGGTCTTCCCCTGACAAAtaatcccaggccccatgacattaggggtataAGTACATCTCtggcttttgagaggaacatggcggtggcccagatccttagagcaggcacctggtcgaaccagtcgaccttcacaacttattacctcaaggattgctcgaGGAAATCTCTAGATgggttctctattgggacagtcatctccacgctccaagcgatttaa